From the Actinomycetota bacterium genome, one window contains:
- a CDS encoding cation diffusion facilitator family transporter, giving the protein MVLVYVLVANLAVSLGKGVVGWRADSIGMVADAFHSLMDGSSNVIGLIGISLAARPRDDSHAYGHAKFETFASMGIVILLLLTAFQIGESVYGRVTSDNPAVPEAGLLPFAVMGVTIVINVAVTLYERRQGRKLSSVFLVADSRHTLSDIYVSFSVIASLAAVRLGYPMIDAVVGGFIALVIAYAALGIMREASVVLLDRAVLDPKAIEEICMSAGDEGILGCHKIRTRGSESGYWIDLHLLVEPQLTTKKSHSLASHVERRLKDRYGEQTDVIIHIEPGK; this is encoded by the coding sequence ATGGTGCTCGTCTATGTACTGGTCGCCAACCTGGCGGTATCGCTCGGAAAGGGCGTAGTTGGCTGGCGGGCGGACTCGATAGGCATGGTGGCCGACGCTTTCCATTCCCTCATGGACGGCTCCTCCAACGTCATCGGCCTGATCGGCATCAGTCTGGCGGCCAGGCCCCGCGACGACAGCCACGCCTACGGACATGCCAAGTTCGAGACCTTCGCCAGCATGGGAATCGTTATCCTGCTACTGTTGACCGCTTTTCAGATCGGTGAGAGCGTCTATGGCAGGGTGACATCAGATAACCCTGCCGTCCCGGAAGCCGGGCTGCTGCCTTTCGCGGTCATGGGCGTGACCATCGTCATTAATGTCGCCGTGACCCTCTACGAGCGCCGGCAGGGCAGGAAGTTGAGCAGCGTCTTTCTTGTGGCCGATTCGCGCCATACCTTGAGCGACATCTACGTGTCCTTCTCGGTCATTGCCAGCCTGGCCGCTGTCCGCCTGGGATATCCCATGATCGACGCCGTCGTCGGCGGCTTCATCGCGCTGGTCATAGCTTACGCGGCTCTCGGCATCATGAGGGAAGCCTCGGTGGTGCTGCTCGACCGCGCCGTGCTCGACCCGAAGGCGATCGAGGAGATCTGCATGAGCGCGGGCGACGAGGGGATCCTCGGCTGCCACAAGATCCGCACCCGCGGCAGCGAGTCAGGCTACTGGATCGACCTGCACCTGCTGGTGGAGCCGCAGCTGACCACAAAGAAATCGCATAGCCTGGCATCACATGTCGAGCGGCGCCTAAAAGACAGGTACGGCGAGCAGACGGATGTGATCATCCATATCGAGCCGGGGAAGTGA
- a CDS encoding replication-relaxation family protein, translating to MKRDQIQRLFFPNASLVACNMRLKKLNEHQFVDRLERPATSVIAQAVYALDKRGADIVATSLEVDRHKIRWNRASNRVEWLFMDHTLGVSEFKVCLDIALAGRPEEIFFYQRGDKSHLRRISVTGAKKKYFVVAPDAFFGIQSGRGKHIFFLEVDMGTETLSRFAEKVTAYKRYWKSRQYTEEYGFNHFRVLTVAESERRLVNLIQATGKAGGRQMFLFTTFSEIQRKSPLGSIWLSPFTDSPTSLLE from the coding sequence TTGAAGCGCGACCAGATCCAGCGGCTCTTTTTCCCCAACGCTTCATTGGTGGCATGCAATATGCGCCTCAAGAAACTCAACGAGCACCAATTTGTGGATCGCCTTGAGCGTCCGGCAACTTCCGTCATCGCACAGGCAGTTTACGCCCTCGACAAGCGTGGGGCTGACATTGTGGCGACTTCGCTTGAAGTGGATCGCCACAAGATTAGATGGAACCGCGCCAGCAACCGCGTTGAATGGCTGTTCATGGATCACACGCTCGGGGTTTCGGAGTTCAAGGTTTGTCTTGATATCGCGCTTGCTGGAAGACCGGAAGAGATCTTTTTCTATCAGCGGGGCGACAAATCGCACCTGCGCCGGATTTCCGTAACGGGAGCCAAGAAGAAGTATTTCGTCGTCGCACCTGACGCATTCTTTGGAATACAGAGCGGGAGAGGCAAACATATCTTCTTCTTGGAAGTAGATATGGGAACGGAAACGCTGTCGCGGTTCGCTGAGAAGGTGACAGCTTACAAAAGATATTGGAAATCACGACAGTACACAGAGGAATACGGTTTTAATCACTTTCGCGTCCTGACGGTCGCGGAAAGTGAAAGACGCCTGGTCAATTTGATTCAGGCGACAGGGAAAGCTGGGGGGAGGCAGATGTTTCTGTTTACGACCTTCTCAGAGATTCAGAGAAAAAGCCCCCTAGGAAGCATATGGCTTTCTCCCTTCACAGATTCACCAACTTCTTTGTTGGAATAG
- a CDS encoding recombinase family protein, whose translation MNCVIYLRVSTKEQAQRADSNEGYSIPAQREACVKYIEEKGWKLIDEYTDRGESARSKDRPQLQEMLSRIKKEKDVQVVVVHKIDRLARNMEDHITIKAILKRAGTVLESVMENIEDSASGNLVEGIHALMAEFYSANLATEVKKGMAEKAKRGGWPFKAPVGYKNERKGFRKNSISKIVVDPETAPHIKEAFQLYGTGNYSTHDIREFLVQRGVTNRRGGNNPMALSSVNALLLNPIYIGLIPWKGVNYPGNHEALIDEDTFEKVQEVMNVHNVAGERTRKHPHYLKGTLYCGECGSRMSVDVAKKKYVYFYCVGQKKKFTKCKELYVNTVDIEYRE comes from the coding sequence ATGAACTGTGTTATTTATCTCCGAGTATCAACCAAAGAACAAGCTCAAAGGGCTGATAGCAATGAGGGCTATTCTATCCCTGCCCAAAGAGAAGCGTGCGTCAAATATATCGAGGAAAAGGGCTGGAAGCTTATTGATGAGTACACCGACCGGGGCGAATCGGCCAGGTCGAAAGACCGACCACAGCTTCAAGAAATGCTCTCAAGAATCAAGAAAGAAAAAGATGTTCAGGTAGTCGTCGTTCACAAGATCGACCGGCTCGCCCGGAACATGGAAGATCACATCACTATCAAAGCGATTCTCAAACGGGCCGGAACCGTCCTGGAATCTGTCATGGAGAATATTGAAGATTCTGCCTCTGGCAACTTGGTTGAGGGTATTCACGCTCTCATGGCTGAATTCTATTCCGCAAATCTCGCTACTGAAGTAAAAAAAGGGATGGCAGAGAAAGCCAAGCGGGGCGGTTGGCCGTTTAAGGCCCCCGTTGGCTATAAAAATGAAAGAAAGGGTTTCAGGAAAAACAGCATTTCCAAAATCGTAGTAGATCCCGAAACTGCTCCTCATATCAAAGAAGCTTTTCAGCTGTATGGCACTGGCAATTACTCTACTCACGATATTCGAGAATTCCTGGTTCAAAGGGGCGTTACTAATCGGAGAGGCGGTAATAATCCGATGGCTCTTTCCAGCGTCAATGCTCTTCTCTTGAACCCTATTTATATTGGTCTTATCCCGTGGAAAGGTGTTAATTACCCGGGAAACCACGAGGCGCTGATTGACGAAGATACTTTCGAGAAGGTTCAGGAAGTGATGAACGTTCACAATGTTGCCGGTGAACGCACACGCAAACATCCCCACTATCTTAAAGGCACGCTTTATTGTGGGGAATGTGGTTCAAGAATGTCTGTCGATGTCGCCAAGAAAAAATATGTCTATTTCTACTGTGTAGGCCAGAAAAAGAAGTTCACAAAATGCAAAGAGCTATATGTGAACACAGTGGATATCGAATATCGTGAGTAG
- a CDS encoding DUF1249 domain-containing protein: MTLTIYERIFAKLEKILGEDMEDIPQYQQFRARGFMELNVDLLHEDEESVTIALSHYFKQNGDMIPDPDMEVRIYPEMKMAEALTYQDSFGYREVYPAPSQVYLKAKKDLNVFLNQWLSYILEQGFERVGCWTP, from the coding sequence ATGACCCTGACAATCTACGAACGGATTTTCGCAAAGTTGGAGAAAATTCTGGGGGAGGACATGGAGGACATACCGCAATATCAGCAATTCCGGGCTCGCGGTTTCATGGAGCTGAACGTTGATCTTCTTCACGAAGACGAAGAATCAGTCACCATTGCCCTGAGCCACTACTTCAAGCAGAACGGCGACATGATTCCCGACCCGGACATGGAAGTAAGAATCTACCCGGAAATGAAAATGGCTGAGGCCCTGACCTATCAGGACAGCTTCGGCTACCGCGAAGTCTATCCTGCGCCCAGTCAGGTGTATCTAAAGGCCAAGAAGGACTTAAACGTCTTTCTGAACCAGTGGCTTTCATACATCCTTGAGCAGGGGTTCGAGAGGGTCGGGTGCTGGACGCCATGA
- a CDS encoding ImmA/IrrE family metallo-endopeptidase — MKRVIDRANHIHENYGTDLDRIADGLGLSVIYDDKLTGRMREYYFRGSIVIRQDLSVREKRELVAHAVGHHLFHAGNHLAMQKRIYSFGNYHEKQANVFAACLLIPLSSLLRLMADKARLDEIAEHFQVREELVRLRLKVWANFEKGLSGSSARVG; from the coding sequence ATGAAGCGAGTAATCGACAGAGCCAATCATATACACGAAAACTACGGGACCGATCTAGACAGAATTGCAGACGGTCTTGGTCTTTCTGTTATCTACGATGACAAGCTAACGGGGAGAATGCGGGAGTACTACTTTCGGGGCTCAATTGTGATCCGTCAGGATTTGTCCGTTCGGGAAAAGCGGGAGCTAGTAGCTCACGCAGTCGGACACCATCTGTTTCATGCCGGCAACCATCTCGCCATGCAGAAGCGGATTTACTCCTTCGGCAACTACCATGAGAAGCAGGCTAACGTCTTCGCCGCCTGTCTGCTCATTCCACTTTCTTCGCTTTTGCGACTGATGGCTGACAAGGCGCGCCTAGATGAGATCGCCGAACACTTTCAGGTCCGCGAGGAACTGGTTCGGCTACGGCTCAAAGTCTGGGCTAATTTCGAAAAAGGGTTAAGCGGCAGCAGCGCCAGGGTGGGTTAA
- a CDS encoding helix-turn-helix domain-containing protein encodes MAKHFGDKLRQLRHERGIGQEQIREALGYKTNSYISDAERGKFIPQGDKLYKWGEVLGLSPEQMDDLLLEYKLEALGLDDPAFTLMFKEVPNMTREEKQSLIRSFENVIHSRTPRKKRS; translated from the coding sequence ATGGCCAAACATTTTGGCGACAAATTAAGACAATTGAGGCATGAGCGGGGCATCGGCCAGGAGCAGATACGGGAAGCTCTGGGCTATAAGACGAACAGCTACATCTCGGATGCCGAGCGAGGCAAGTTCATTCCCCAGGGCGACAAGCTCTACAAATGGGGCGAAGTCCTCGGACTCTCCCCCGAGCAAATGGACGACCTCCTTTTGGAATACAAGCTTGAGGCATTGGGATTGGATGATCCTGCGTTCACGCTGATGTTCAAAGAAGTCCCGAACATGACCCGCGAGGAAAAGCAGTCTTTAATCAGGTCGTTTGAGAACGTCATTCATTCCCGAACGCCCAGAAAGAAACGATCATGA
- a CDS encoding JAB domain-containing protein: MNLELLKVRDIAKGEPIRSPHDVAKFVQGNMSEEAMADRECFWILHLNARNQVIEKELTAIGCVNSCIVRPADVMRKAVINGTVAIIAVHNHPSGSPEPSMEDMNLTERLRKSSEILGIQLLDSVVIASGGKVQSIMR; encoded by the coding sequence ATGAATCTTGAACTTCTGAAGGTCAGGGATATCGCCAAGGGTGAACCTATCCGCTCTCCGCATGACGTGGCCAAGTTCGTTCAGGGAAACATGAGCGAGGAAGCAATGGCCGACCGCGAGTGCTTCTGGATTCTCCACCTCAACGCCAGGAATCAGGTGATCGAGAAAGAGCTGACCGCAATCGGTTGTGTGAATTCATGCATAGTCAGACCGGCAGACGTGATGAGAAAAGCCGTCATAAACGGCACGGTGGCCATCATTGCTGTTCACAACCACCCGAGTGGCAGTCCCGAACCAAGCATGGAAGACATGAATCTGACAGAACGGCTCAGGAAATCATCAGAGATCTTGGGCATACAGCTTCTTGATTCGGTTGTCATAGCGTCGGGAGGAAAGGTTCAAAGTATCATGCGCTAA
- a CDS encoding DUF362 domain-containing protein has protein sequence MKARVAVIKTGPETAVEDFGKLMRAAGYLDHIDRSKKTCLRINLSSDVWFPAASTTPWQLDGVIKALLDDGFAAESIIPALGHSDDVDDHAGAAYNGFTTVAASHGLELTRLHEPPVDWIRYEPKSEMLVLDRLFQEKGIFLPEVIFDTNVIHLPTVKTRLLTGTAGAMENALAGMVMGSGQDSTDINEVLVDLLAIQKEVHSGGFAVTDGTICGDGPGPRQLMPFIKDYIIAGADQVAVDAVAAHMMGFDPMDIRYIRLAGERGLGCGAFDDIEIIGEDIAAVDFQFRGEGGAPYGVQSKLFYDYYWYPFVGWPRLNRIAETEWGQLLQSYLPEGAEIENQGRSRADVIAVAAAALVGLAAATKMFRRKK, from the coding sequence CAGCGGTCGAGGATTTCGGCAAGCTGATGCGGGCCGCCGGTTATCTCGATCACATCGACCGCAGCAAAAAAACCTGCCTCAGAATCAATCTTTCCAGCGATGTCTGGTTCCCGGCCGCGTCGACCACGCCCTGGCAGCTCGATGGCGTCATCAAGGCGCTCCTCGACGACGGCTTTGCCGCCGAATCGATCATTCCGGCGCTCGGCCACAGCGATGACGTCGACGACCACGCCGGAGCGGCTTACAACGGTTTCACCACCGTCGCCGCCAGCCATGGGCTTGAGCTCACCCGGCTGCACGAACCGCCGGTCGACTGGATCCGCTATGAGCCCAAATCAGAGATGCTCGTCCTCGACAGGCTCTTCCAGGAAAAGGGAATCTTCCTGCCGGAAGTCATCTTTGATACCAATGTCATCCATCTGCCCACGGTAAAGACGCGCCTGCTGACCGGCACCGCCGGGGCCATGGAGAATGCGCTGGCGGGCATGGTCATGGGCAGCGGGCAGGACAGCACTGACATCAACGAGGTCCTGGTCGATCTGCTGGCGATCCAGAAGGAAGTCCACAGCGGTGGCTTCGCGGTCACCGACGGTACCATCTGCGGCGACGGTCCCGGACCCAGGCAGTTGATGCCGTTCATCAAGGATTACATCATCGCCGGCGCCGACCAGGTGGCCGTGGACGCCGTCGCCGCGCACATGATGGGCTTCGATCCCATGGACATCAGGTACATCCGGCTGGCCGGCGAGCGCGGTCTCGGCTGCGGCGCCTTCGATGACATCGAGATCATCGGGGAAGACATCGCCGCCGTCGATTTCCAGTTCAGGGGAGAGGGCGGCGCCCCCTACGGCGTGCAATCGAAACTCTTTTACGACTATTACTGGTATCCCTTCGTCGGCTGGCCGCGTCTCAACCGCATCGCCGAGACCGAGTGGGGGCAGCTGCTGCAGAGTTATCTCCCGGAAGGGGCGGAGATCGAGAATCAGGGAAGGAGCCGGGCGGACGTTATCGCTGTCGCGGCCGCGGCGCTTGTGGGCCTGGCGGCGGCCACGAAGATGTTCCGCCGGAAAAAATAG